tatccttttttttttgttggcagTGATTGCCtatcttatttataaatgtaTTAAGTGGTCTTTCAATATCTCTTTGCATGTCTTCTTGCTTGAAAATGTGTTTTCTCTTCGGAACAATGGTTCACTATCGTAAGCAAGcaaacgacagttaactgttgTTTTCAGGTATTTTTTGTTAGTTTAGGGTGCTTGAGAGCAATTAAGGAAGTTCAAAGAGCAATTTTCGTAAGGGAAAACCAACGAATAATAAGTCTACGTAACAAGCCAGATCATAAATCCATCTTTGGGCCGGACCATGAAATCCTAAATTCATTTTGTACATCCGGTAGATAACTACCGaatgttcattttaaaaattcctATTTTCTATCTcagatagattttttttttgacaaatctaCCTCAGATAGATAACTACCGGATTATTGCCCATTTAACCTTTTGTTTTACATAACAAGCAAACATCATCCAAACTTTTTCTCTCATCTCTCCACCAGCTCACTTCCTCCCTCATTTCACTATGATTACCTAACCGAACCACCAATCTCAACCGACTCCCCACGCGAAACGTCGAATCCTCACCGTCCAATTATCCATCATCATCAAAACCCACCCTGCTCATTGATCGCAATTGAGTGAATATTGACACTAACTGTTTTATTGATTGTGatgaaaatgcaaaaaataCTTGCTCACAAGATTGAAATTTAATGTTTCTCAATAAATACTTGCTCTTTGTAAAAACCTTAACATGTGCTTTAAGGAcataagttaacatgacccaataaattttatcaattaaatGTTTATAAGAACTCCTCAGCaagatttattttgttttcttaacttTAAAGCTTTCATTTGCTTTGCATTTGTATCATTTTCATATTGTTTGTGTTGATAGCTAACTACAAAGCGccaatatatattattcaagaacaagaacaaaacCACATACAAATGaagaatattatttattatattgtgcACTACCTTTAATGACATAAACATAAAGCCTCCTAAAAAAAGTGTTCTTCTGGATACAATAATGTTGTGTCAACAAGCAGGATTGAAATATCTCCCACAAAAGCAAAGAATCTAAAGACTCAATTTTATTACAGACAAAACAATCAACAATTTTGTTCTTAAAATGGTACGCATTAGACAATTTCATcattataatattaacaatattttttttctgttcACATTTACTCTCTCAAGTTAATCTAAAAAAACTAATACAACCATAAATTTCTTCGTAAaccaattaaaattttattaacttCAGAAACTAAATTATCTAATAATACTAATTTTTGACTAAATTTGTACGAGGGATGAACATAGAGAAACATAGAAGAGAATGAGAATGAGACTATGTCCAATTTTGTTTATACATAACAATAACATAGTCAAAACAAAATGGAAACAAAGAAAGAATCATTTGGATTGAGAAGTGCAACGTGAAGGAATATAACTACCATTAAGAGGATGAAATTTAAGTTGACACTCAAGTTTACACCCGAATTTAAAAGAACCAAACGGTCCAATTCTCCATTGAGTTCTAGCATCACCCTTCAAATCAAACCCAACAATATTTCTCTTCCATGTATCATCAACATCCTCAATCTGATCAGGAGTCAAAGGAATAGAAGAAGATTGAACAACATAATCCAAATACCTAGAACTATTCTTAGGAACATCAAAAGGGTCAGCAACCATAAAAGCTATACCTTGTCCTTCATAGCTAAGTTTCAGTTTTATATTAGAAAATGTTGCATGTGCcttaaaattaccatttttcgCCATGACACGGATGTTTACTTGTGTTTGAAGAAGGCCAGCATAGTCATTTCTGAAAAGATCTAAATGAGCATTTGCTATGCTTATTGTAGGGACTCTTGGATGAATTACTATGTAACCAATAAAGACTACTACACCTCCAATTACAACTCCTATGGCTATTATTGTGCATAGAATTGCCAATAGCCAAATAAAGATGTTGGTGTTACCATTTTGATGTGTTACTAGTCTTTTTTTGGGTGTTCTATGACGAAGTTGATGAGTAGGTTGAGGTTGAGGTTGAGGACGATCAAGATGATGAGCCTCATGGTCTTGATTAATGTTATGGGGGGAAGGCATGGAGATTAATGATGTGACAGAAATTAAAACCAACCCATGTGGGGTAATATGTGAGTTTTATTATGTTGAGGGGGTGAGAGTACTTGAGAGGGAGGAGATTTGGTAAATGGAGAAAGAAATATGGGTTCTTTATCTCTAATTGGTGGGAAGGTTTTGGTATCTTCTTTTCCTACCTTTAAAGCATTTGTCCCTTGCATATgctaatttctttttatatattttgttaccTAGGACTCCAATTAGGTTACATAAGAGAATCTTGGTTATTGTTTTGGCTATTGTATTAATGTTCAAAagtatataaaatgattttaataCATTTGTTTTACGCTTTTTCTTATACTTGTTTaggaaaaaagtgaaaatagaaCAAAGAAATGTGTGTTTTGTAAGAGTGTTTTTGTTAACTTGTTCAAAGAATTTGTCTaagaatgataaaataaaaatagtgagTGAATATTATTGTATAAAAAGTAAATACCAAACTTGCATGGAAGAAGTTATCAACTCTTTTACTTGTCGATTTCCTGGCTTTGAAGCTTTAACACGATCATTGGGTAGTGAAATTCAATGGATCTTCCCTTGCTAAGTCGGTGTGTTGatattcatatttgaattaatAAACCACTAAGCATTTACtgatttattgttattttatacaTAAACAACAATGCATGCCTAGCTATTCTTCTAGCAGAAATATGGTAACCTGAACTCCAAGTagaagtttgttttttttttacattcattGTTTCCTACATGGAAATGACCAAAAACTCAGTGGTAATTAATTATAGCCGGTTTTCTAGTTATAAATtagtggtagttaactaccgctgaaatGTTTTTAGTCATTTCCAtgtatttttagaaaataatggacgttcaaaaaccaatttttctcCAAGTATGTTCATCTAAGATCAAGCCCATGGAAGGATTTGAAATGGGCCTCAAGTGAAAGGATTCAGAAGATTTCTTTTTAGGCCCCCCTCATAACTCTATAGACCCCCTAAAATTACGTAATTGCTTTTAATAACACATTCTATACATAACTATCGGatgcttatttttaaaaatttcattttgtaCACTTGGTAGATAACTACGGgatgttcattttaaaaaattttattttatacctCTAGTACATAACTACTTaatgttcattttaaaaaattcaattttgtacCAACTTGAATATGCACTCAACTTCCTATTTTAAACATTCAATTTgcgatttttaaaaaattactttctATTTTACACTCAACTTACGAtgcataatttctatttttgaaaCCTTAACTTATGTTCTTAGGGTAGGCGTTAGTATttcctaaatttatttttatttgttaactaGTGTTTTGGGTGTGAattagaaaattgttgttgattgtaGTTTTATTGTTTGGCTTGAAGGGGTCATTTCCTCCTTAGCTAAGCAAGCTCGAAAAGGGGGATATCTTTTCAAAACCATTGGCACTACCACCACCAAAGATAGGGATTGAATTGAATCAAGTAAGACTCTTGAAAGCCAATCATCTCATAATACCTTTACTAATTAATGGCAGCTttctatctctctttttttgttGCTCAAGCCTTGTAACTTGACGTTTGGTACAACTTTTCCCTTTAATTTTATGTCCTcgtaactaaaaaaaaaaaagaattttattagGCGtgcaataaaaattatttagaaaatgagaaaattaacTAGTATAATTACTGTCCCGtgaacatagctcagttggtaggacaatgtattattatatgcaggggccacGGTTCGAAAcctggacaccccacttattcaccttataaggtgaattttaGCCAATAGgctatctgacaaaaaaaaccCTAGTATAATTAACtagtgtaaccaaaaaaaactaataagtGTAACTAACTTTTACATTaataatttctcaaaaaaaaaacttttacatttaataaaCTGTTTTTATTTTGGCGAAGTACGTTTTTCAATATCAATTGTTCGTATGTGTATAGTTGGACTTTCTCATATCTCTAAGTTGAGTTTAAATCCAGAATTTCGCATAGGAATTAACTCAAAATTTAAACTCGCttgaaaatagttaaataaaaaattatgtggcTTCGCACGATTAGACGTTGGATACTAAGCATAATAAGTCGGATCAAAATCGATAAAAAAATGGAAGGCATAAAGGGTTCAGTTGCAAAACTTAAGAGaacaaaagtgtaattaaattaatcattaataatttatccacaccaattaaaaaatttactacctaaatttaaataaacttgTCCATAATCTGTCAGATCAATGGTAAAAGTTTGACATTGTTATTAAAAGTCGGATATCGATAGGGAATGACCGTCCGataatatgtttataagtggagGCAATACTCACATCAAAAACCGGTTTTGTGAGGTTATTTTAGACCCAGCAACCATTTCTAAGAAGAGGAATGTTATGGACAAACTCTCTAACAAACTCCTTTAAACACTCTCTCATTCATTGGTCCACGTCACCACCTTTTAAAAATCACTTGACTAGAAACTGGCTTGGCAGGTTATCAAACTTTTAATCTGAAAAGGGAAAACTGTTCTGATAAACTTCCCCACCCCACCAGCCTCAGAGTCAATGAACTTCTTCGTTCCCACCCCACTATCAACACCTCTTTaacatttcttttaaaattttgatgatcAATTCCATTTCATTTACTAGAGATTGTGCTTGAGTACGAAAGGCCACCATTAATTTTTTGGATGACGCCAAAAGGTTCAAACCAATTGCAACTTCCAATTACTCAATGATTATTGTCAAGTCGAGTGAAATCATAAGAATGGCATATGATGTTTATCTATACAAAACAGTTTGTACATTGATTCTTTGGCAAGATCAGAAATTGAATATTATGTATGGCATTCTTTACTAAATCTGTCATTAACATAATCACAAAGGGGTTTCAGATCCAGAGGTGtagcataaaattaaaaataaaactagttATTATCTTGTTGAGATAAGATGTGAAGAAAAATGGGTTAAAAGAGTCAAGGGAGATAAGAGGTAGAAGAAATAGATAAGCAATTTTTAGATCTTTGCTGTGAAAAAACTAGAGGACATGTTCTGTGTTTTCTTGCAACCTGTGAAACCAGTTATTAGGTagaatgtttaaaaaatatggtGACGTGGACCAATGGTTGAGGGAGTGTTTAAAGGAGTGTGTTAGAGAGTTTGTCCTTAACATTCCTCTTTCTAAAAATTGTAACAACAATGGCATAATTGTCTTCTTTAAAATTacgcatttaaaaaaaaaattgacaattcGAAATTGTTATCTTCTTTACCTTTCTCCTTGTATTTTGTAGATGAACTCCCCTACCATTAATATTTTCTGCATTTACGCATTTGAGATTGAGATATGGTGGCCCTCAATTAAATATGACGGTCCATCGGAACTAATTTAGTACCGATGCCTATGGACCATCGGAATTAAGCATTagacattttattttcttcttgttttcttttccATTATTAATAGCCTGATcttaattaatatatgaatGAAACAAAGCATGAACAAAAATGGACACTGAAAAGAATGGCAAAGAGACAAGGACACTCACGAAAGCTTCAATGAGACACGTTGCTCCTAAACTGAGATATGACTGACTACGATGGATCAATGACCAACTTCATTAATAAGTCTCATGCATGCAttcatcattattttattttttgacaaaccaTGCGtgcattcatttatttatattataagataagataagatgtgTTGTTCATGACAATTTTGTACACTGTTTGTATTAGGATAGGAtgcgttgttgttgttgaagacaATTTTGTGCCgccttattttaaaatattttatagcaTGGAAATTTGTCATTAACGATTGCAACCCAAAAAAAGTTGGTTCATACTAGATTTAGTTAAGTTCAATTCAATCCAAAAATGTTTTTGCTCGTCACATGGATGGCCTCGTATGAGAGCTCTAACATCTGCAGGTATAAATGGTATTGTAAGGTTCTTTTTGGGAGCCGTTATCAGTAAATATTGTGCTTAATTAATGGTCTTTGAAGGTAGAAGAGGGAATAGGAGGGCTTTCAAGAGATGATATGAAAGAGGGAAAAAAATGAGTAGGGGTCGATCGGATCAtcaaattttagggatttgaatTCAATTAAAGAAAGGAGAATGATAACCATCGCCCTCGAGGCATTGGTTAAAGTAGTAAAATGAGTAACTTTGCATTGAAAAATGGTGTAATTATTGCTAAGAAAAAAGTAAGACTTGTATTTCCAAAGCAAAGTTTCCATTATTGGAATCCTTaactactacctccgtccctaattatagggccattttaaaaaataacgggaattaagatagtggatatttgtattaaatatgtttgtaattactattgtttttacaattttatcctttaagagagagggttgatttatgttttcaacatgttatttattgctgattgaagaaaaagatgtataataaataagagcatgtatgtaaagaaataattaatgtagttgaaaataggaaatgagtcttataaaaagggacaaaaaaaatctcaaaagggtcttataattaggaactGAGGTAGAATTGTCCTTAAGAcactggttagcaagacccttaaacaaatttatattttgtcttGTGTAAAATCAGAATCAATTCAACTCGATGATGAATGTGTTCGTTTGAGTCTAATCAATTCAAAATAATCTATACAATTAAAggacattttatttcaaaataaactagttacaaactcGTGCTTCAcacgggttcaataacgtattcgataaaaaaattcttcgaaagaagagatgttaaaacgatggaacattgtgattcatcataaaatatgtatgggctgattaagagaacatataatcagtttatgagattagtaattgacataatatttaggatgaaaacaattggaaccaatgatgtgtgaatttacatattatccaaaattataaaaagagtGATGTTGTTGTAGGGTTACCAAAAAAGGATTGATACTCATAATTActtcaaatgaaatcaagcaaagaagtaaCTTCGGTGAGTAAAGATAATCTagtctaggattagagttaaggtaatctgttgaaagtgcggatcatgaataccaaatctttatttgggaaCGACTTaaacgtgcatatttttaggtggcttctctaaatcaaaaattaacttatcacctacctttaacatatgttctcggcaaaatttgaaccattggccgcctaagtattttttgtacTTGCTATCTTTGtcgttatcaagcgacacttataccttttttgagcttgtttgtcgatgagtgcgattgttttccgtgttccttttagaactatcattgatatctcatttgagaagtgctaggtacaaaacaaattgcagtgttaattagaagttatatatatgtacatttataaaacatttaccaaagcattataaagatttgttgtaggaaaagagcatgttttattttgttcaaaagattaagaaaacaacattattattaacatgatactaattgaaaccaatgaagaaaccaacaatgtgcagattaaggttacataatagttaggtttataaaagcaGAAATGATAACTGAACACAAAACATTAGACACATATACGACACCATACGTATTTACTGTTGCTtaatacattttctttttctttctttttcttcctttcttctctcTGCCTGTAACCACGTCTCCTTCCATCCTCTACCAAGTATACAAAGGTTTTCTTTCTTCGAAGCTCTGACAGCAGCACCACCACAACAGCCGCCGCCGACGATGGCTCAATTGAGATTTTCCGGCGATGAAGTACCTCACTGTGGTGATTGGATTCCGGTCTCTCACTCCGTTCGTCTCAGATCCGCTCCGTCAGTTATATCTCCGGCGTCTTCGCCGGCGTGGTTGTCGTTATCTGATCGGATCGTCGCCGATGTGAGGGAGAAGACGATGTCACCGGCGACGTCAGGGAGAGCTGATCTGAATAGATTGATGGTGTGAAGACGATGGGGGTTGCGGTGGTGAGAAAGACGGAAGAAAAGATGAGAAGGATGGTGGTTAGGTGAGGACGGCGGTGGTTTTGACTGACAAGGACGGTGTTGGTGGTGGCTGTGGTGGTGGTGAAAATGTTGTTGCTGGGAGAGAAGAAGAAGTTAACGGGAAGAGAAGAAATGGAAAGGCATGGAAAATGAGAATAGGGGAGTGAAGTTACCAAACTACCCCTCTAGTTCACACCAAAATTATTGTTTTGCCCATGGTGTTGTATTTGTGTCCAAAATAGTGTGTCTacttatcatttctcttataaaagagattgcaagtttcatagactaaccaaagaggaatttttgccaatatttacattagacaaaatgaaaagaacagatgacatcccaaagtcaagatagtttacgactacattccaaagcgatacgtcaaaatagtagaagttcaaatagttcaacaacaaagatctactttggaacaactcgaatttgcaagttcttttgtgacttttcgagatcaaagatgagcttaccaccttcttccatcactcgttCTCTGCAAaaattgaaccactgcccacccaagtatttttcatagcttgctctcTTGGCGGTAATGAGGTGACAGTTATACtgtctctgtgtctggtcatcaatgtgtgtgtgtgtgtgttcgcgaggttgaagaaaggaaataaaaatatttttgaggttgtgatgattaaacaacattgaaattaaatatataagtgataaaaagataataaatttcttttgaaaaaaaagataataaaattaaatggaacggttcaaaaaataaaataaataaagttaaatgaaaagaaaacatattgaaatataatattaaaaaataaaagaaaaggttcccagcgtgagttgaaaagaggtgtttgtgaaatatgTTGTCGAGGAGTAGTTTTTTATAGtagcatttaacaacttttggccaaagctcattccattcaattttatgcgttaAAAAAAGTTCCCTttctagtaagtacttaattgacattgtgtttgacctaacttctacttaaaaatgtagagaagtagAAAAAAacccgggtcaaacggtatcttaatcttcCACAACGGCAGtatagaagcaactgaatttgggagaaaaaattggaaaatagttaaaaataaaaaaaatggaaaatagttaaaagtttttaaaaatataaaaattggaaaatagttaaaaaaaatcggcGAGGTAGCACTCAACTAAGCAacactaaaataaattatatgcatcagcgtaacaaaaacaaagacaGACGgatataaaatattactctaaacgttaatgtgtgtgtaaatatttgcaaggttgaagaaagtaaataaaagtatttggtatcattaaatgacagtgtgaataaaaaaaattgtgaggttgtgatgattaaacaatattgaaattaaaataattgatagtgtgtttgacctaacttctccttaaaaatgtagagaagttggaaaaaagtcgggtcaaacgatattttaatctcccacaacggcaatgtaagCAACTAAATTTGGgtgagaaattaaaaaatagttaaagaaataaaaattgaaaaatagttaaaagttattaaaaattagaaaataattaaaaaaaattgatggggTAAAATGggaaatatatcataaaaatgatgaggtggcacCAACCACACCcccaataataaaaaattacaaaactgcCCTTCATAGagacaaaatggtaaaatcataggaatttatattttatatatagtaaGTAGTTAGaaataaaacaatttgaaattataacatatatacaaaattaaattgaaatactTTAATTGATACATAAAAGTTTTTACTTATGTTAACAAAAGGGGCATTCTATTGTAAACACAAAAATAgttcaaagaggaatctttttaaaGGTTACTGTTAGATTggatcataacaaaaaaaacacaattttttcgAAAACATCTAGGGCACGCACGGATACAAAGGTTTGGAATTATTAACTTGCAGCCTCAAACCAAGCACTTATTTAACTTGTAGCCTCAAACCAAGCACTTATATTAGTTTAGGTAAAATATAGAATGCGTTGATTTTGATCATCAGATTA
Above is a genomic segment from Medicago truncatula cultivar Jemalong A17 chromosome 5, MtrunA17r5.0-ANR, whole genome shotgun sequence containing:
- the LOC11405508 gene encoding NDR1/HIN1-like protein 12, with the protein product MPSPHNINQDHEAHHLDRPQPQPQPTHQLRHRTPKKRLVTHQNGNTNIFIWLLAILCTIIAIGVVIGGVVVFIGYIVIHPRVPTISIANAHLDLFRNDYAGLLQTQVNIRVMAKNGNFKAHATFSNIKLKLSYEGQGIAFMVADPFDVPKNSSRYLDYVVQSSSIPLTPDQIEDVDDTWKRNIVGFDLKGDARTQWRIGPFGSFKFGCKLECQLKFHPLNGSYIPSRCTSQSK